Proteins encoded within one genomic window of Prosthecobacter fusiformis:
- a CDS encoding ATP-binding protein, translated as MENKLQTLPPAPLPQATQRLGWHSHYSSTQDTVEWIELNLGRTERLDAVVLIAPPPGAGVKEAGYGFPLRFRVELLGEGDDSQRIILADYTANDFANPGLLPVFIPAEGRMAHKVRITATRLFHEDRRYLFALGEVMLLQGGRNLGAEVEVLGPPYAHASSSQGTRPDWGRINIVDGHSALGPPLGEKPSPTFGFRSKPTSEVLSVQNPWVTIDLGAVRPVEEVRLFPAHPPQFAHSHGYGFPVKYQIELSLSADDSPVIFSAPQSGSYTAVPGDNVVTVITDQTSARFVRLKVLEPHVSNGSVVLAMAEMQVWSGGQNIAMGKPVLASAHTEVDGWSNAALVDGFTSSREIVDWTDWLTGLSRRRETEQGLARLDERQVAIMADLKNLGWWGLGAFFLMLILALLTAYFRQRLARRKEMEELRQRISQDLHDEIGSSLGSIMLISDEALSMASEGELGQDLQEIRETARQTMDSMRDIVRLAQTGSYGGDDLPAHMREIADRMLRGISHRLTADEISGLPMDRRRDLVLMFKETLHNLVRHAKASKAEIQLKQSRGTLMLTIRDDGCGFSPAKVQGQGMGLTNLQRRADKHGGSVEITSASGHGTTICITLPHHG; from the coding sequence TTGGAAAATAAGCTCCAGACTTTACCGCCTGCTCCGCTGCCGCAGGCGACTCAGAGACTGGGATGGCACAGCCATTACTCATCCACCCAAGATACGGTAGAATGGATCGAGCTGAATCTTGGACGCACGGAGCGGCTGGATGCTGTAGTGCTCATCGCACCTCCACCCGGAGCCGGAGTGAAAGAGGCTGGGTACGGCTTTCCGCTACGATTTCGTGTGGAACTTCTGGGCGAGGGGGATGATTCGCAGCGCATCATTCTGGCTGATTATACAGCGAATGACTTTGCCAATCCTGGCCTGCTGCCAGTGTTCATTCCCGCAGAAGGACGGATGGCCCATAAGGTGAGGATCACGGCGACGCGGCTCTTTCACGAAGACAGGCGATACCTGTTTGCTCTCGGGGAAGTGATGCTGCTGCAAGGAGGGCGAAATTTGGGCGCGGAGGTCGAGGTGCTGGGACCGCCGTATGCCCATGCCAGCAGCAGCCAGGGTACGCGCCCGGACTGGGGTCGGATCAATATCGTGGATGGCCATTCGGCACTGGGACCTCCCCTGGGAGAGAAACCCAGCCCGACTTTCGGCTTTCGCAGTAAACCGACCAGCGAAGTCCTTTCGGTGCAGAATCCCTGGGTCACGATTGACTTGGGTGCAGTGCGACCGGTGGAGGAGGTGCGACTTTTCCCGGCCCATCCACCCCAGTTCGCTCATAGCCATGGGTATGGTTTCCCCGTCAAATATCAGATCGAGCTAAGTCTGAGTGCTGACGATTCACCTGTGATCTTTTCCGCCCCTCAGTCCGGCAGCTATACTGCCGTACCGGGAGACAATGTGGTGACTGTCATCACAGATCAGACGTCGGCTCGTTTTGTGCGACTGAAGGTCCTGGAGCCACACGTCAGCAACGGCAGTGTGGTACTGGCCATGGCCGAAATGCAAGTCTGGTCAGGCGGACAAAACATCGCGATGGGCAAACCTGTTTTGGCTTCTGCCCATACCGAGGTGGACGGATGGTCAAATGCGGCTTTGGTGGATGGCTTTACCAGTAGCCGTGAGATTGTGGACTGGACCGACTGGCTGACGGGTTTATCCCGGCGGAGAGAAACTGAGCAAGGGCTGGCGAGGCTGGATGAACGGCAAGTGGCCATCATGGCTGATTTGAAAAATCTCGGCTGGTGGGGGCTGGGGGCTTTTTTTCTGATGCTGATTTTGGCACTGCTCACTGCCTATTTCCGCCAGCGGCTGGCCCGCAGGAAAGAAATGGAGGAACTGCGCCAGCGCATTTCACAGGATCTGCATGACGAGATCGGCAGCAGTCTGGGCAGCATCATGCTCATCAGTGATGAGGCACTGAGCATGGCTAGTGAAGGGGAGCTGGGACAGGACTTGCAGGAGATTCGCGAGACAGCAAGGCAGACCATGGATTCGATGCGTGACATCGTCCGGCTGGCGCAAACTGGCAGCTATGGGGGCGATGACCTGCCGGCTCATATGCGAGAGATCGCCGACCGCATGCTCCGGGGCATCAGCCACCGCCTAACAGCCGATGAGATCAGCGGTCTGCCCATGGATAGGCGCCGGGATCTGGTGCTCATGTTCAAAGAGACGCTGCACAATCTGGTCCGCCATGCGAAGGCATCAAAAGCAGAGATTCAGCTCAAACAAAGCCGCGGTACACTGATGCTCACCATCCGTGATGATGGCTGTGGCTTTTCACCCGCCAAAGTACAGGGACAAGGCATGGGGCTAACCAACCTCCAACGACGCGCCGACAAACACGGTGGCTCTGTCGAAATCACCTCGGCCTCTGGACATGGCACCACCATCTGCATCACACTTCCTCATCATGGCTGA
- a CDS encoding ABC transporter permease, which translates to MAAFLFRRLLSSIVVLFFAVSLTFLLTRTLPGGPFDKEKASSAQVQEALLEKYKLNGSLWEQYTAYLRDLVRLDLRVSFKYRDWSVAEILGQKMPTSLKLGGVAFLIASVLGVFIGSLAAMKRDTTVDWAAMFGAILAISIPSFITGPFLIAVFALWLGWLPVGGWGTIGHLILPACCLAAPYVAYVARLMRNSLLDVLKSDFLRTAKAKGLTSSQALVRHAMKVAILPVVTYLGPLAAHLLTGSMIVESVFNISGAGSIFVNAIQNRDAFLLCGAVVIYCTLLIVFNLIVDLLYSVLDKRIQLHA; encoded by the coding sequence ATGGCCGCCTTTCTCTTCCGCCGACTATTGAGCAGCATCGTCGTGCTGTTCTTTGCGGTGTCGCTCACCTTTCTGCTGACGCGTACGCTTCCGGGCGGGCCGTTCGACAAGGAAAAGGCCTCCTCTGCGCAGGTGCAGGAAGCCTTGCTGGAAAAGTATAAGCTGAACGGCAGCCTGTGGGAACAGTATACGGCCTATCTACGGGACTTGGTGAGGTTGGACCTGCGGGTGTCATTCAAATACCGCGACTGGAGTGTGGCGGAGATCTTGGGACAGAAGATGCCCACTTCTTTGAAACTTGGTGGGGTGGCCTTTTTGATCGCGAGTGTGCTGGGGGTCTTCATCGGCTCCCTAGCTGCGATGAAAAGGGACACGACGGTGGACTGGGCGGCGATGTTTGGGGCGATCCTGGCTATTTCCATACCGTCGTTCATCACGGGTCCGTTTTTGATAGCTGTCTTTGCTCTCTGGCTGGGCTGGCTACCGGTGGGGGGCTGGGGGACCATCGGTCACCTGATTTTGCCAGCCTGCTGTCTGGCGGCACCGTATGTGGCCTATGTCGCACGGCTGATGCGCAACAGTCTGCTGGATGTTTTGAAAAGTGATTTCCTGCGCACCGCCAAGGCCAAAGGGCTGACGAGTTCCCAAGCGCTGGTGAGACATGCAATGAAAGTGGCCATCCTGCCCGTGGTGACTTACCTGGGTCCTCTGGCAGCGCATCTACTGACGGGATCCATGATTGTGGAAAGCGTCTTTAACATTTCAGGTGCGGGCAGCATTTTTGTAAATGCGATCCAGAACCGGGATGCCTTTCTCCTGTGCGGTGCGGTGGTCATTTACTGCACGCTGCTGATCGTCTTTAACCTCATCGTGGACCTGCTTTACAGTGTCCTGGACAAACGGATCCAGTTGCATGCCTGA
- a CDS encoding Precorrin-3B methylase produces MPAKKKPSDKPLTGAALIKETCRRIRVARSYWDAHNNRACRGEREKALALYETLTEAEKDKIPQVLRVWLRYRSEKYFGDDRTPPGG; encoded by the coding sequence ATGCCCGCCAAGAAAAAACCTTCGGACAAGCCGCTCACTGGAGCCGCTTTGATCAAAGAGACTTGTCGCCGTATTCGCGTGGCCCGCAGTTATTGGGATGCTCATAACAACCGCGCATGCCGAGGCGAACGCGAAAAAGCCTTGGCCCTGTATGAAACCCTGACGGAAGCAGAGAAGGACAAGATCCCGCAAGTGTTGCGCGTGTGGTTGCGCTATCGCAGTGAAAAATACTTTGGGGATGACCGCACACCGCCGGGCGGCTGA
- a CDS encoding ThuA domain-containing protein has product MKFLLLSLALAFAATLSAADKKVIVMIAGKPSHGPGQHEHNAGIQLLKKCLEQGAGDQVEIKHHLNGEWPSAEELAQAASVVIYSDGGPKHPALEGDHLQQLDKEMKRGCGFLTLHYAVEPTIELGGKEFIDWMGGCFEINWSVNPHWDASFTEFPPHPIASGVKPFGTNDEWYFYMRFRKGMDRVTPILSAVAPDSTMDRPDGHHSGNATVRESVKNKEKQHVAWAAERDGGGRGFGFTGGHFHQSWANNEQRKLVLNAILWTAQADVPEQGVESTVTEADMTANLDLKPGQGLPEKEVKKKK; this is encoded by the coding sequence ATGAAATTTCTTCTCTTATCCCTGGCCCTGGCTTTTGCGGCCACCCTTTCTGCGGCTGACAAAAAAGTCATCGTGATGATCGCTGGGAAACCTTCCCATGGCCCTGGCCAGCATGAGCATAACGCCGGTATCCAGTTGCTGAAAAAATGCCTCGAACAGGGCGCTGGCGACCAAGTGGAGATCAAGCATCACCTCAATGGCGAATGGCCTTCAGCGGAAGAACTGGCACAGGCCGCTAGCGTGGTCATTTATTCCGATGGTGGTCCCAAACATCCAGCTCTGGAGGGGGATCACCTTCAACAACTGGATAAGGAAATGAAACGCGGATGCGGGTTCCTCACCCTGCACTATGCCGTGGAGCCAACCATCGAACTGGGTGGCAAGGAATTCATTGACTGGATGGGTGGCTGCTTCGAGATCAACTGGAGTGTGAATCCACACTGGGATGCCAGCTTCACCGAGTTTCCTCCTCACCCCATCGCCAGCGGCGTCAAGCCCTTCGGCACCAATGATGAATGGTACTTTTACATGCGCTTCCGCAAAGGCATGGACCGCGTGACACCGATCCTCAGCGCCGTGGCTCCAGATTCCACCATGGATCGTCCAGACGGCCACCATAGCGGCAATGCTACAGTGCGCGAATCCGTCAAAAACAAGGAAAAGCAGCATGTCGCCTGGGCCGCGGAGCGGGATGGTGGTGGTCGTGGTTTTGGCTTCACCGGTGGCCATTTCCACCAGAGCTGGGCTAACAATGAGCAGCGCAAGCTCGTCCTCAACGCCATCCTCTGGACTGCCCAGGCTGATGTGCCAGAGCAGGGCGTGGAATCCACGGTCACTGAAGCTGACATGACTGCCAACCTGGATCTCAAGCCGGGTCAGGGCCTGCCTGAAAAAGAGGTGAAGAAAAAGAAGTAA
- a CDS encoding ABC transporter permease, with product MPDAPQAATISRPGGWAIVRRNRPAMVSLIYLAFVVLVSFTLPFFLPESLKQTSSGTFLPPLSSGEESGALHLCGTDVNGQDLFYRLLTGAQVSLGVGIVGAIISLFIGTAYGMISGFFGGRVDGFMMRAVDMLYAVPRILFIMIFIAAFDSVFKDWLDGTRLWAQEKQWRSLEDAARYLIPYSKILVMIISLGLVEWLTMARIIRGQVLVLREMTFVTASRAMGQSGWTILRKHLLPNLSTIILTYLTLTIPAVILDESFLSFLGLGIEDPAASWGSLLKDGAQVINPIESKWWLLAFPAVLMSLSLLALNFLGDGLRDAFDPKSAD from the coding sequence ATGCCTGACGCCCCCCAAGCAGCTACCATCAGCCGCCCGGGCGGTTGGGCAATCGTGCGGCGGAACCGGCCTGCGATGGTCTCCCTCATCTACCTGGCCTTTGTCGTCCTGGTCTCTTTTACGCTGCCCTTCTTCCTGCCGGAAAGTTTGAAACAGACGAGCAGCGGCACCTTTTTGCCTCCCCTGAGTTCAGGTGAGGAAAGCGGTGCCCTGCATCTGTGTGGCACGGATGTGAATGGACAGGATCTCTTTTACAGGCTGCTGACCGGTGCCCAAGTCTCCCTGGGGGTGGGTATCGTGGGAGCCATCATCTCCCTCTTCATCGGCACGGCTTATGGAATGATCAGCGGCTTTTTTGGCGGGCGGGTGGATGGATTCATGATGCGTGCGGTGGACATGCTGTATGCGGTGCCACGCATTCTTTTCATCATGATTTTTATCGCGGCCTTTGACAGTGTCTTCAAAGACTGGCTGGACGGCACCCGACTGTGGGCACAGGAAAAACAATGGCGGAGCCTGGAGGATGCCGCTCGCTATCTGATCCCTTATTCCAAAATTCTGGTGATGATCATTTCACTGGGGTTGGTGGAATGGCTGACGATGGCGCGCATCATCCGCGGCCAGGTGCTGGTGCTGCGTGAGATGACCTTTGTGACAGCTTCCCGTGCCATGGGCCAAAGCGGCTGGACCATCCTGCGCAAACATTTGCTGCCGAATCTGAGCACGATCATCCTGACCTATCTGACGCTGACGATTCCTGCTGTTATTCTGGATGAATCCTTCCTGAGCTTTTTGGGGCTGGGCATCGAAGACCCGGCGGCAAGCTGGGGATCTCTCTTGAAGGATGGTGCGCAGGTGATCAACCCGATCGAGAGCAAGTGGTGGCTGCTTGCCTTTCCCGCCGTGCTTATGTCCCTGAGCCTGCTGGCCCTGAACTTCCTGGGGGATGGGCTTCGGGACGCGTTCGACCCGAAGTCTGCGGACTGA
- a CDS encoding response regulator transcription factor, with protein sequence MAETAPTLQVWLVEDHKTYGERLMRALNKLEGIHCAQRFTACEDAFAALTMHAAPEVLLLDVGLPGVSGIEGIARLKQLAPKAAIVILTVFEDDDKIFRAICAGAAGYLLKTSSTEDIAAAIRSAAAGGSPINPRIARRVLEMLSKANEPPRDYGLTPREHEILQLLVQGLTIKAAAAQLGIGYYTADEYIRSVYEKLQVRSRGSAIAKAVHERLV encoded by the coding sequence ATGGCTGAAACCGCTCCCACACTCCAAGTCTGGCTTGTCGAAGATCATAAAACGTATGGCGAGCGCCTAATGCGTGCTTTGAACAAGCTGGAGGGCATTCACTGCGCCCAACGTTTTACTGCCTGTGAAGATGCCTTTGCGGCACTGACGATGCATGCGGCACCCGAGGTCCTGCTCCTGGATGTGGGGCTGCCCGGCGTGAGCGGCATCGAAGGTATCGCCCGGTTAAAGCAGCTGGCTCCGAAAGCTGCCATCGTCATTCTCACTGTTTTTGAAGACGATGATAAAATCTTTCGCGCCATCTGTGCGGGTGCAGCCGGGTATCTTTTAAAGACCTCCAGCACTGAGGACATCGCGGCGGCCATCCGCTCAGCGGCGGCAGGCGGCTCTCCCATCAATCCACGCATCGCCCGCCGTGTTTTGGAAATGCTGTCCAAAGCCAATGAGCCACCGCGTGATTATGGACTGACTCCACGCGAGCATGAAATCCTGCAACTGCTGGTTCAGGGTCTCACCATCAAAGCCGCAGCGGCCCAGCTCGGCATCGGCTATTACACGGCGGACGAATACATCCGCAGTGTTTATGAGAAGCTCCAGGTGCGCAGCCGGGGCAGCGCCATCGCCAAGGCCGTGCACGAACGTTTGGTCTAG
- a CDS encoding YHYH protein → MNPKFFLILLGSGLVFCQASAHSWKAGDVPVFDEAMRAHILAEWEEKQTHSGASEIKPLRVASTASALNLAAAAIGNVKDAPRQSLPFQAFPRVEIKWDKDYLFIGSNGMPDHGMMVGITAWQQQVPLPQAYFGNNAWRLPLYPVPAKEPALIKGRFLRGAIALAVNGIPIFNPQNNRGDISQEIGELDQWGGHCGRADDYHYHAAPLHLQAIVGKGMPIAYGLDGYPVYGLTEPDGSPVSGLDVCHGHETPGVGYHYHASTKYPYVLGGFHGVVVESEGQVDPQPRAQGVRPDTPPLRGAEITGFESTGDNSYRLTYTINNAQRSVAYTIKTDGTYPFEYDNGSEGVTKEVYTARPGGGGKGGPRGAGEPKGRGKQARKQEPPPSPAPAGSRMDSNGDGHVSAQEFAESARHDFGMRKDGSSLSDTMEKARATFLAMDSNQDGKLSPDELSAPEVKTPTATNAFVLTSPEVKDGGNLPVDYTGDGTGATLPLSWKGAPAGTKSYALIMDHLAPGNEMKGYWTMWDIPANVTNLPKNVKSIGQVGTGFRGQVGYEPPHSKGPGAKTYVLHVYALSATPEIDQPASQVNREVLLAAIQDRILATADLHVVYSRGDSAGPPPRPRPGGQGDRED, encoded by the coding sequence ATGAATCCAAAATTTTTTCTCATTTTGTTAGGCAGTGGTTTGGTTTTTTGCCAGGCATCAGCTCATTCATGGAAAGCGGGAGATGTCCCCGTTTTTGATGAGGCAATGCGAGCCCATATTTTGGCAGAGTGGGAGGAAAAACAGACGCACTCAGGGGCAAGTGAAATCAAGCCGCTGCGGGTGGCCTCCACAGCCTCTGCGCTCAATCTAGCGGCAGCAGCCATAGGGAATGTGAAAGATGCACCGAGACAGTCCCTGCCGTTTCAAGCGTTTCCACGGGTGGAGATCAAATGGGACAAGGACTATCTTTTTATTGGCTCCAATGGCATGCCGGATCACGGCATGATGGTGGGCATCACCGCCTGGCAACAGCAGGTGCCTTTGCCTCAAGCTTACTTCGGTAACAACGCTTGGCGTCTCCCTCTATACCCTGTTCCAGCAAAGGAACCCGCTTTGATCAAAGGACGTTTTCTTCGTGGTGCCATCGCCCTGGCCGTCAATGGCATTCCAATCTTCAATCCTCAAAACAATCGTGGAGATATCTCACAAGAAATCGGAGAACTAGATCAGTGGGGTGGGCATTGCGGTCGTGCGGATGATTACCATTATCATGCGGCCCCTTTGCATTTACAGGCCATCGTGGGAAAGGGAATGCCTATCGCCTATGGCCTGGACGGTTACCCTGTTTATGGACTCACTGAGCCGGATGGATCTCCGGTGAGCGGGCTGGATGTCTGCCACGGGCATGAAACTCCCGGTGTGGGTTATCACTACCACGCCTCCACAAAGTATCCGTATGTCCTCGGAGGTTTTCACGGTGTGGTGGTGGAATCTGAAGGGCAGGTGGATCCGCAACCACGTGCCCAAGGTGTCCGGCCAGATACTCCGCCTCTGCGTGGAGCAGAGATCACCGGTTTTGAAAGCACGGGAGATAACAGTTACCGTCTGACTTATACGATAAACAATGCTCAGCGTTCGGTGGCTTATACCATCAAAACGGATGGCACCTATCCATTCGAATACGATAACGGCAGCGAAGGCGTCACGAAAGAAGTCTATACAGCCAGGCCAGGTGGTGGCGGCAAAGGCGGGCCAAGAGGTGCTGGCGAGCCGAAGGGAAGGGGCAAACAAGCGAGGAAACAAGAGCCGCCGCCATCACCTGCCCCAGCGGGATCACGAATGGATTCCAACGGTGATGGCCATGTCTCGGCACAAGAATTCGCCGAATCAGCCCGGCACGATTTTGGGATGCGCAAAGATGGCAGCTCCCTTTCTGATACCATGGAAAAAGCACGGGCAACTTTCCTGGCGATGGATAGCAATCAAGACGGCAAGCTCAGTCCGGATGAACTGAGCGCACCTGAAGTGAAAACTCCGACAGCCACCAATGCTTTTGTTTTGACCAGCCCCGAAGTGAAAGACGGCGGCAACCTCCCTGTGGACTATACCGGAGATGGCACCGGAGCGACCCTGCCGCTGAGCTGGAAAGGTGCTCCGGCTGGAACCAAAAGCTATGCGCTCATCATGGACCACCTAGCTCCTGGGAATGAAATGAAGGGCTATTGGACGATGTGGGACATCCCTGCCAATGTGACCAATCTTCCCAAAAACGTAAAAAGCATCGGCCAGGTAGGCACCGGTTTTCGAGGCCAGGTGGGCTATGAACCACCTCATTCAAAAGGGCCTGGCGCGAAGACCTATGTCCTGCACGTTTACGCCCTGTCTGCAACGCCTGAAATCGACCAGCCCGCCTCCCAGGTGAACCGCGAAGTCTTGCTGGCTGCCATTCAGGATAGAATCCTCGCCACCGCAGATCTGCACGTGGTTTATTCTCGTGGTGACAGTGCTGGTCCTCCGCCCCGTCCAAGGCCCGGTGGCCAGGGAGATCGGGAAGATTAA
- a CDS encoding family 16 glycoside hydrolase, with product MKPAFSIFFATLLASVTFAAEPAGEYSRVIFSDDFSGEGFGPRWGHYKSSSVVKNGVLVGITAPTSDHSAVDNIRIEGESDLEVSVKFRFVSDKAKSFNVWFDDKNYKGSHAGHICQVSVSPGYVNLSDAKTGAFTLTNDLYNRKKLPGGLTDEDKKMLESKSKRVPVKLSLEEWHTLVARTKGEEIEVLVDGKAVGTFKSEGVAHPSKTLISLTTNPVDVEYDDFSIKAPAKP from the coding sequence ATGAAACCAGCCTTTTCCATCTTCTTCGCCACTCTCCTGGCCTCCGTCACCTTTGCAGCCGAACCGGCGGGAGAATACAGCCGTGTCATTTTCTCCGATGATTTTTCTGGTGAAGGCTTTGGTCCTCGCTGGGGTCATTATAAGAGCTCAAGCGTCGTCAAAAACGGCGTACTGGTGGGTATCACCGCACCCACATCCGACCACTCCGCCGTGGATAACATCCGTATCGAAGGTGAGAGCGATCTGGAAGTCTCCGTAAAGTTCCGCTTCGTCAGCGACAAAGCGAAAAGCTTCAACGTCTGGTTCGATGACAAGAACTACAAAGGCTCCCATGCAGGCCATATCTGTCAGGTCTCCGTCAGCCCGGGTTATGTTAACCTGTCCGACGCGAAGACGGGTGCCTTTACCCTCACCAATGATCTTTATAACCGGAAAAAACTGCCCGGCGGCCTCACTGACGAGGACAAAAAAATGCTGGAGAGCAAAAGCAAGCGGGTGCCCGTGAAGCTGAGCCTGGAAGAATGGCACACCCTCGTGGCCCGGACGAAAGGCGAGGAAATCGAAGTCCTCGTGGACGGCAAGGCCGTTGGGACATTCAAATCTGAAGGCGTGGCCCACCCGTCTAAAACCCTCATCAGCCTGACCACGAATCCTGTGGACGTGGAGTATGATGACTTCAGCATCAAGGCCCCAGCCAAGCCTTGA
- a CDS encoding 5-formyltetrahydrofolate cyclo-ligase, with protein MMSDHLPSKADLRRHVRERLRNVPVETLALWSRQLVAHLQEREDLWAIPGTVALFGGLRNEPDLMTDLLPWLQARGWRTALFAVQGVELMPFEVTGTHDLHRGPLGIWEPVMHPDRRLQPSELTLILVPGLAYSFVNGARLGRGGGYYDRLLSRPDLKAQLVGICFEEQIFPAIPIEAHDFYVPQIITEKALWIVKTSDQ; from the coding sequence ATGATGTCTGATCATCTCCCCAGCAAAGCGGATCTCCGCCGCCATGTGCGCGAGCGCTTACGCAACGTCCCAGTAGAAACGCTGGCCCTCTGGTCAAGGCAGCTCGTGGCCCACCTTCAGGAGAGGGAGGATCTTTGGGCTATTCCAGGAACCGTTGCATTGTTTGGCGGACTCAGAAACGAGCCGGACCTCATGACTGACCTGCTGCCTTGGTTGCAAGCCCGTGGCTGGCGCACAGCCCTTTTTGCCGTCCAAGGTGTCGAATTGATGCCCTTTGAGGTCACAGGTACCCACGACTTACACCGTGGCCCTCTAGGGATTTGGGAACCTGTCATGCATCCAGACCGTCGGCTCCAGCCGTCGGAACTGACCCTCATTCTCGTTCCAGGCTTAGCTTACAGCTTCGTGAATGGAGCACGGCTTGGCCGCGGGGGCGGATATTATGATCGCCTGCTTTCCCGGCCTGACTTAAAGGCTCAATTGGTGGGTATTTGTTTTGAGGAGCAGATTTTTCCCGCCATACCCATTGAGGCGCATGACTTTTATGTGCCACAGATCATCACGGAAAAGGCTCTTTGGATTGTGAAAACCAGTGATCAATAA
- a CDS encoding zinc-binding dehydrogenase has translation MKSAAVVNYAPEKGSVEIREIEKPQIGPEDVLLEVANVGVCGSDLHQWTADHSWPVNYPVVLGHEFGGHIVEVGKEVQGWKEGDRVVSETAAIISQNNPMTRRGLYNLDPTRKGFGYGVNGAMTKYVRVPSRILHEVPAQLPFEQACLTEPCCVAYNAVVKNARIEPGDRVVVLGPGTIGILCAAMARLCGAEVAIVGLPQDAHRLEIAKGYGCEVIIGDAKPWAQARDGLGCDGVIDAAGASITLKIALDIVRPAGWISKVGWGPQPLGFNLDPLVQKNITLQGSFSHNWPVWERVIALLASGQFDVKPIIGGIWPVTEWHEAFEKMHKGEVVKSVLRPV, from the coding sequence ATGAAATCCGCTGCCGTCGTTAACTACGCTCCTGAAAAGGGATCGGTCGAAATCCGTGAAATCGAGAAACCTCAAATCGGCCCTGAAGACGTGCTGCTGGAGGTCGCCAACGTCGGTGTATGTGGCAGTGATTTGCATCAATGGACGGCTGACCATTCCTGGCCAGTGAACTATCCCGTGGTGCTCGGCCATGAATTCGGCGGACACATTGTAGAAGTGGGCAAGGAAGTCCAAGGCTGGAAAGAAGGTGACCGAGTGGTCAGTGAAACAGCTGCCATCATCAGCCAGAACAACCCCATGACCCGGCGTGGCCTGTATAATCTGGACCCGACACGCAAAGGATTCGGCTACGGCGTTAATGGAGCCATGACGAAGTATGTGCGTGTGCCTTCCCGCATTCTCCATGAGGTGCCTGCCCAGCTTCCTTTCGAGCAGGCCTGTCTGACGGAGCCCTGCTGTGTGGCTTACAATGCTGTGGTGAAAAATGCGCGTATTGAACCGGGTGACCGCGTGGTGGTTCTCGGACCCGGCACCATCGGCATTCTATGCGCGGCCATGGCCCGGCTTTGTGGTGCGGAAGTGGCCATCGTCGGCCTGCCGCAGGATGCCCACCGTCTGGAGATCGCGAAAGGCTATGGTTGCGAGGTCATCATCGGGGATGCCAAGCCTTGGGCACAAGCACGTGATGGCTTGGGCTGTGACGGTGTGATTGATGCCGCCGGTGCCAGCATCACCCTGAAAATCGCCCTGGATATCGTCCGGCCTGCAGGCTGGATCAGCAAAGTCGGCTGGGGTCCGCAGCCGTTGGGATTCAACTTGGATCCACTGGTACAAAAGAATATCACTCTTCAGGGCAGCTTCAGCCATAACTGGCCGGTCTGGGAACGTGTGATCGCCTTGCTGGCCAGCGGCCAGTTCGATGTGAAACCCATCATCGGTGGTATATGGCCCGTCACCGAATGGCACGAAGCCTTCGAAAAGATGCACAAAGGCGAAGTGGTCAAAAGCGTCCTACGGCCGGTTTAA